One window of the Sphaerochaeta associata genome contains the following:
- a CDS encoding GAF domain-containing protein, with translation MDLHNSEGMLEQLAALIRDWDGSVPRRYCHLANASALLAEHLGDINWVGFYLVDDSGQNLMLGPFQGKVACTDIPFSRGVCGLCARTGKSVRVDDVHAFADHIACDSASNSEVVAPLVDAKGRVVGVLDVDSPTLSRFTLEDQKLLDDAAKIISQLLYS, from the coding sequence ATGGATTTGCACAATTCAGAGGGAATGCTTGAGCAGCTGGCTGCTCTCATACGCGATTGGGATGGTTCTGTTCCCAGGCGTTATTGTCATCTGGCCAACGCCTCGGCCTTGCTTGCCGAACATCTGGGAGACATCAACTGGGTGGGGTTTTACCTTGTCGACGATTCAGGTCAGAACTTGATGCTCGGTCCATTCCAGGGTAAGGTGGCGTGTACCGACATCCCCTTTTCCAGGGGGGTGTGCGGGTTGTGCGCCCGTACCGGCAAGAGTGTGCGCGTCGACGATGTGCATGCCTTTGCCGATCACATCGCCTGCGACAGTGCAAGCAACAGCGAAGTGGTCGCTCCCCTTGTCGATGCAAAAGGCAGGGTGGTGGGGGTGTTGGATGTGGACAGCCCCACGCTTTCACGCTTTACGCTTGAGGACCAGAAGCTGCTCGACGATGCTGCGAAGATAATTTCCCAATTGTTGTACTCTTGA
- a CDS encoding monomeric [FeFe] hydrogenase: protein MLELNNQYTLMKRQVHAEVLKEFFAGTLKENVDKLPIRIIPKQRVPNRCCIYKERAMVRYRIMALLGINIETDDDELKSLSEYVEEVMQKDKPAAPILTTISTACSSCPPDRYLISDACRGCFARPCLANCPKDCITFAGGQAHIDESRCIRCGKCKEVCPFHAVVHIPVPCEEACPVNAVKKNEEGYVEIDYQKCISCGRCAMSCPFGAIVERSALIPVVKMLAKEEHVTALIAPAIEGQFPGTLSQIKAALLAAGFSSVLEVSEGAETTSLHEAEELAERKARGKGYMTTSCCPAYMELVDKHLPFLDERRSSALSPMGYIALKAKALNPATKSVFIGPCLAKKVEAVRLKTIDAVITFSELASLFIAKNIDVREMEGADLGDTASFEDCRQFALSGGVASCVLSRFAPSHEVQVLPVNGVDKKMFRTMKIWEKRPAEADLVEVMCCEGGCINGPGVVVKPSVAMKLRGGNKAAAPVKAMRSVL, encoded by the coding sequence GTGCTTGAATTGAACAACCAATATACGCTGATGAAGCGTCAGGTTCATGCAGAGGTGCTCAAGGAGTTCTTTGCAGGAACGTTGAAGGAGAATGTCGACAAGCTGCCCATCAGGATCATTCCCAAGCAGAGGGTTCCCAACAGGTGTTGCATCTATAAGGAGCGGGCGATGGTCCGCTACAGGATCATGGCGCTTTTGGGGATCAACATCGAAACCGATGACGATGAGCTGAAAAGCCTCTCCGAATATGTCGAAGAGGTGATGCAGAAAGATAAACCCGCAGCTCCGATCCTGACGACCATCAGTACGGCTTGCTCTTCCTGTCCGCCGGACCGCTATCTCATCAGTGACGCTTGCAGGGGCTGTTTTGCCCGGCCCTGTCTGGCAAACTGCCCCAAGGATTGCATCACGTTCGCCGGTGGGCAGGCTCACATAGACGAGAGCCGCTGCATACGCTGCGGCAAGTGCAAGGAAGTATGTCCCTTCCATGCAGTTGTCCATATTCCGGTCCCCTGTGAGGAAGCCTGCCCTGTCAATGCAGTGAAGAAGAATGAAGAGGGGTATGTGGAGATTGACTACCAGAAGTGCATCAGCTGCGGACGATGTGCAATGAGCTGCCCGTTCGGGGCCATCGTCGAGCGCTCGGCCTTGATTCCGGTGGTCAAGATGCTCGCCAAGGAAGAGCATGTCACAGCCCTGATCGCTCCTGCAATCGAAGGTCAGTTTCCCGGTACGCTTTCACAGATCAAGGCGGCTTTGCTTGCAGCTGGATTCTCTTCTGTACTGGAGGTCAGCGAAGGAGCCGAGACAACGAGTCTGCATGAGGCCGAGGAACTGGCGGAGCGTAAAGCAAGAGGGAAAGGGTATATGACTACCAGCTGCTGTCCTGCGTACATGGAGTTGGTGGACAAGCACCTGCCGTTCCTCGATGAACGACGTTCGTCCGCCCTCTCACCCATGGGCTATATTGCTTTGAAGGCAAAAGCACTCAATCCTGCAACCAAGAGTGTTTTCATCGGCCCTTGTCTTGCCAAGAAGGTGGAGGCTGTACGGTTGAAGACCATCGACGCTGTGATTACCTTCAGCGAGCTCGCCTCCCTGTTCATTGCCAAGAACATCGATGTGCGGGAGATGGAGGGAGCCGACTTGGGTGATACCGCCTCCTTTGAGGACTGCAGGCAGTTCGCCCTCTCCGGTGGGGTTGCCTCGTGTGTGCTCAGCCGCTTTGCCCCGAGTCACGAAGTGCAGGTGCTGCCGGTCAATGGGGTCGATAAGAAGATGTTCAGGACGATGAAAATCTGGGAGAAACGTCCGGCCGAAGCCGACTTGGTCGAGGTGATGTGCTGCGAAGGCGGTTGCATCAACGGCCCGGGTGTGGTAGTAAAACCCTCGGTGGCTATGAAGCTGCGGGGGGGCAACAAGGCTGCCGCCCCGGTGAAAGCCATGCGGTCGGTACTATAA
- a CDS encoding NAD(P)H-dependent oxidoreductase subunit E, giving the protein MGKKDKVRVQICVGTACFVQGGADLLLYNEFLDPAVLGGCEIEGVSCIGGCKDAQSKERPPYVRIGENVYGSVNQEKLCKLLAEATRA; this is encoded by the coding sequence ATGGGTAAGAAAGATAAAGTACGTGTACAGATTTGTGTAGGAACCGCCTGTTTTGTACAGGGAGGTGCCGACCTGCTCCTTTATAACGAGTTTTTGGATCCGGCTGTTCTTGGCGGCTGCGAGATCGAGGGGGTAAGCTGCATCGGCGGCTGCAAGGACGCCCAATCCAAGGAGCGCCCTCCCTATGTTCGCATCGGGGAGAATGTCTACGGCAGTGTGAACCAGGAGAAACTGTGCAAACTTCTTGCGGAGGCGACCCGTGCTTGA
- a CDS encoding SpoIIE family protein phosphatase: protein MNDLFIDVDYAQIYKDGQKIGGDVFLLSRNPENNQIVCTLSDGLGSGVKANVLASLTARMAHKLSFSPMDLTHSARIIMNTLPVCKERKISYATFTIADLRMLASDQVAMNLVEYDNPSALVFQGSTSVQWDVEHIDLQRDGAFKKEVLGHSLLTLPIGSRLVIFSDGVTQAGMGRSLPLGWRLDGVREFTRTQIEANPDISSHDLAQAIVCRAHSLDRLSAKDDITCMVVYVRRPRRTLVVTGPPFTKEHDEQLVQKIKEFEGKKIVSGGTTAQIVSRLMQKPLKVDMSCWSPQVPPCSMMEGIDLVTEGMLTLSKVATALEQKKPVRSMTNDAVKKFIQVMQDSDQVHFIVGTKINEAHQDPSIPVEIGIRRNLIGRLRKALEDVYLKETSQEYI, encoded by the coding sequence ATGAACGACCTTTTCATCGATGTCGACTACGCCCAAATCTACAAGGACGGGCAGAAAATCGGGGGGGATGTGTTTCTGCTCTCCCGGAACCCCGAGAACAACCAAATCGTGTGCACGCTCAGTGATGGACTCGGAAGTGGAGTCAAGGCGAATGTCCTTGCCAGCTTGACGGCCCGAATGGCTCACAAACTGAGCTTCAGCCCGATGGACCTGACACATTCGGCGCGGATCATCATGAATACGCTGCCGGTGTGCAAGGAGCGCAAGATCAGCTATGCAACCTTTACCATCGCAGACCTCAGGATGCTTGCCAGCGACCAGGTCGCCATGAACCTGGTGGAGTACGACAATCCCAGCGCATTGGTGTTTCAAGGAAGCACGAGCGTGCAGTGGGATGTCGAGCATATCGATCTGCAGCGCGATGGAGCATTCAAGAAAGAGGTGCTGGGCCACTCCCTGCTTACACTGCCGATCGGCAGCCGTCTCGTGATTTTCAGTGACGGGGTCACCCAGGCCGGTATGGGCAGGTCGCTTCCCCTGGGTTGGCGCCTGGATGGGGTGCGGGAGTTCACCCGTACCCAGATTGAGGCAAATCCCGATATCTCCAGCCATGATCTCGCCCAGGCCATTGTCTGTCGTGCGCACAGCCTGGACCGCCTGAGCGCCAAGGACGACATCACCTGCATGGTGGTGTATGTCCGCAGGCCCAGGCGTACGCTGGTGGTCACCGGTCCTCCGTTCACCAAGGAGCACGATGAACAGCTGGTGCAGAAGATCAAGGAGTTCGAGGGGAAAAAAATTGTCAGTGGTGGAACAACGGCGCAAATCGTCTCCCGTCTGATGCAAAAACCCTTGAAAGTGGATATGAGTTGTTGGTCGCCCCAGGTTCCTCCGTGTTCGATGATGGAGGGTATAGACCTGGTGACCGAAGGAATGCTCACACTCAGCAAGGTGGCCACCGCGTTGGAGCAGAAGAAGCCGGTTCGGTCGATGACCAATGATGCTGTGAAGAAGTTCATCCAAGTCATGCAGGACAGCGACCAGGTGCACTTCATCGTGGGGACGAAAATCAATGAGGCCCATCAGGACCCGAGCATTCCGGTGGAGATAGGGATTCGAAGAAACTTGATCGGCAGGCTCCGAAAGGCATTGGAAGATGTGTATCTGAAAGAGACCTCGCAGGAATATATCTGA
- a CDS encoding [Fe-Fe] hydrogenase large subunit C-terminal domain-containing protein yields the protein MIHPIYTELTECRDCYKCVRGCPVKAIQVKDGSAVVVKDRCIYCGHCVDICPSHAKKIRNDLARVRQFLTSGRKIYCSLAPSAASEFVQGVDALVLALERLGFFAVSETAIGAALVNESIEVHAGGHDGTCAWISTACPTVVQTVKKYYPSLVPALSEVPSPLQCHSAYLRKLYGQEIGVVFIGPCIAKKVEADETPGYPDFALTFEELRTWLKLENIDLDLLAQQIDADPSLVPPFVPCRAGSSTLYPIEGGMIASLAWGSDPFQTKAVAISGATQVVGTLGGMAKGQINSDFLELLFCEGGCINGPGCEKGRSSAAKKGSSSRYTRSRITDEGPLFAGDRSFVSTLLEKGYSLIEKPGNGVQNPPVSSFVSIHSELEIERALKILGKRDKAEELNCGGCGYNSCREMAIAYLDGMAEPEMCVTKMRKEAQSKIDVLLRTIPIGVVIVDDQLKIVDCNNSFLKLFGDIDFSIEGDLLGLVGGLPLERFVPFHEKFKNQFSNPRAQQYRLHYQDKFLKVTFFSVEKQHLVGALFEDITTPTVRRETVIKKAEDVIQKSLETVQQIASLLGENAAETEIMLNSLIDAFKVPGSSQSDGFTKVES from the coding sequence GTGATCCATCCCATCTATACCGAACTGACTGAGTGCAGGGACTGTTATAAGTGTGTCCGGGGCTGTCCGGTGAAGGCGATTCAGGTCAAGGACGGCTCGGCGGTGGTCGTGAAGGATCGCTGCATCTATTGCGGCCATTGTGTCGATATCTGTCCTTCCCATGCAAAGAAAATCCGCAACGACTTGGCCAGGGTCAGGCAGTTTCTAACCAGTGGGAGAAAGATTTACTGCAGTCTTGCACCCTCGGCCGCCAGTGAGTTTGTCCAAGGCGTCGACGCCTTGGTCCTGGCCTTGGAGCGTCTTGGTTTTTTTGCGGTAAGTGAGACCGCCATCGGGGCCGCCTTGGTCAACGAATCAATTGAAGTGCATGCCGGCGGGCATGATGGGACTTGCGCGTGGATTTCCACAGCTTGTCCCACCGTTGTACAAACGGTCAAGAAGTATTACCCATCCTTGGTTCCCGCCTTAAGCGAGGTTCCCTCTCCGCTTCAATGCCACAGTGCCTACCTGAGAAAGCTTTATGGACAGGAGATCGGAGTCGTATTCATCGGTCCCTGCATCGCAAAGAAGGTGGAGGCCGATGAGACGCCTGGATACCCTGATTTCGCCCTTACCTTTGAGGAGCTTCGCACGTGGCTGAAATTGGAGAACATCGATTTGGATCTGCTTGCCCAGCAGATAGACGCCGATCCTTCCTTGGTCCCTCCGTTTGTACCCTGCAGGGCAGGTTCCTCGACCCTTTATCCGATCGAAGGCGGCATGATCGCTTCGCTTGCCTGGGGAAGCGACCCGTTCCAGACCAAGGCTGTCGCCATAAGCGGCGCGACGCAGGTGGTGGGGACGCTTGGGGGAATGGCGAAAGGTCAAATCAATTCCGACTTTTTGGAGCTGCTCTTCTGCGAAGGCGGTTGCATCAATGGGCCGGGTTGTGAGAAAGGGCGATCCTCGGCGGCAAAGAAAGGTAGTTCTTCGCGCTATACCCGAAGTCGTATCACTGATGAAGGCCCGCTGTTCGCCGGTGACCGGTCGTTTGTTTCCACCTTGCTTGAGAAGGGATATTCCTTGATTGAAAAACCAGGAAACGGTGTGCAGAACCCGCCGGTTTCCAGCTTCGTATCGATACACAGCGAATTGGAGATAGAAAGAGCCTTGAAGATTCTCGGCAAGCGTGACAAAGCCGAGGAGCTGAACTGCGGCGGCTGCGGCTACAACAGTTGCCGCGAGATGGCGATCGCGTATCTCGACGGGATGGCCGAGCCGGAGATGTGTGTCACCAAGATGCGAAAGGAGGCACAGAGCAAGATTGATGTACTGCTCAGAACCATACCGATCGGTGTGGTCATCGTCGATGACCAGCTGAAAATCGTAGATTGCAACAACAGCTTTCTCAAGCTTTTCGGTGACATCGACTTCTCCATCGAAGGCGACTTGCTGGGTCTGGTCGGCGGCTTGCCGCTTGAACGGTTCGTACCGTTCCATGAGAAATTCAAGAATCAGTTTTCCAATCCCAGGGCGCAGCAGTATCGGTTGCATTATCAAGACAAGTTTTTGAAGGTGACTTTCTTCTCGGTGGAAAAACAGCATCTTGTAGGAGCCTTGTTCGAAGACATCACCACCCCCACGGTGAGAAGGGAGACGGTGATCAAGAAAGCCGAGGATGTCATTCAGAAGAGTTTGGAGACGGTGCAGCAGATCGCCAGCCTGCTCGGTGAGAATGCCGCCGAGACCGAGATCATGCTCAACAGCCTCATCGATGCCTTCAAGGTCCCCGGGAGCAGTCAGAGCGACGGCTTCACCAAGGTTGAGTCATGA
- a CDS encoding (2Fe-2S) ferredoxin domain-containing protein: MDTLVVELCLGSSCFARGNSQTLQALEAYLKEENLSDRVELVGHLCLGNCAKGPNLRIGSETYSGLDTASVLELVKTELHTRGGKA; the protein is encoded by the coding sequence ATGGATACATTGGTTGTGGAACTCTGCTTGGGGAGCTCTTGTTTTGCACGAGGCAATTCGCAAACCCTGCAGGCCTTGGAGGCCTATCTCAAGGAAGAGAATCTATCCGATCGTGTTGAATTGGTCGGCCATCTCTGTCTTGGCAACTGTGCAAAAGGGCCGAACCTGAGAATCGGGAGTGAGACCTACAGCGGACTCGATACTGCAAGCGTTCTCGAACTGGTTAAAACCGAGCTGCACACCAGGGGAGGGAAGGCGTGA
- a CDS encoding redox-sensing transcriptional repressor Rex, translated as MATDNRGIPIPTIKRFPSYLRLLKGYRDEGMEMVSATMLADELGLKPIQVRKDISCTGIEGKPKVGFTVVKLIDAIVHTLGWDNATDAVLIGAGHLGSALARYEGFESYGLKIVAAFDIDQQKWGAKLGDVPVYPLTHLQQYLEENHVNIGVLAVPAVQAQEVAEKLVACGILAIWNFAPKDLKLPPRVVVQRTDLATSFAVLSAKVKRKMAKEDLLDEDDEW; from the coding sequence ATGGCAACAGACAACCGTGGCATACCTATCCCTACCATCAAGCGCTTTCCTTCCTACCTCCGCCTTCTGAAAGGCTATCGCGACGAGGGGATGGAGATGGTATCGGCTACCATGCTCGCCGATGAGCTTGGCCTTAAACCAATTCAGGTCCGCAAGGATATTTCGTGTACAGGAATCGAAGGCAAGCCGAAGGTGGGCTTCACCGTGGTGAAGCTCATTGATGCGATTGTTCATACCTTGGGTTGGGACAACGCCACCGATGCGGTGCTCATCGGGGCCGGGCATCTCGGTTCTGCTCTTGCCCGGTATGAGGGCTTTGAGAGCTATGGCCTGAAGATAGTCGCCGCCTTCGATATCGACCAACAGAAATGGGGTGCAAAACTGGGGGATGTCCCGGTTTATCCTCTCACCCATCTGCAGCAATATCTTGAGGAAAACCATGTGAACATCGGCGTACTTGCAGTTCCTGCCGTGCAAGCCCAGGAGGTTGCAGAGAAACTGGTGGCATGCGGAATCCTCGCCATTTGGAACTTCGCTCCCAAGGATCTGAAGCTTCCCCCCCGCGTGGTGGTGCAGCGCACCGATTTGGCGACCAGCTTTGCCGTGCTCTCTGCCAAGGTCAAGCGGAAGATGGCCAAGGAAGATTTGCTGGATGAAGATGACGAGTGGTAA
- the ispH gene encoding 4-hydroxy-3-methylbut-2-enyl diphosphate reductase, giving the protein MKIVMSHTMGYCKGVSRALDMAQNAIEDARRAGLPVYSLGKLIHNKQVCNRFAQEGMTEISGPEGHEKGLVVIRAHGVGDALRSDFLDAGYHIVDATCPVVKRNLLHIGRYACTHTILVVGHNKHPESTAMLEVLLDGKPITTKLVTALDDVGEPEDGVAYAVFVQTTFDQSLWAQIKDVLISWRRKGVEVVFANEVCPSSVNRRTALIELARQCDGVVVIGGKDSANTRALYSMVIEMGRKAWHIEDESEIVDEMRQCAILGITAGASTPHSLVENIVDALQQEK; this is encoded by the coding sequence CAAGGGAGTTTCCCGAGCCCTTGATATGGCCCAAAATGCCATAGAGGATGCCCGCAGGGCAGGTCTTCCTGTATACTCCTTGGGAAAATTGATTCATAACAAGCAAGTCTGCAACCGGTTCGCCCAAGAGGGGATGACAGAGATATCCGGGCCCGAAGGGCATGAAAAAGGCTTGGTGGTGATCAGGGCGCATGGAGTCGGCGATGCGTTGCGTTCCGATTTTCTGGATGCCGGATACCATATAGTCGATGCCACCTGCCCGGTGGTCAAGCGCAACCTTTTGCATATCGGCCGCTATGCTTGCACGCATACAATTCTCGTTGTCGGACACAATAAGCACCCCGAATCGACGGCCATGCTTGAGGTTCTGCTTGATGGAAAGCCCATCACCACCAAGCTCGTCACAGCCCTTGACGATGTAGGAGAGCCTGAAGACGGAGTCGCCTACGCTGTCTTCGTGCAGACCACGTTCGACCAGAGCCTGTGGGCCCAGATAAAGGATGTGTTGATCTCCTGGCGCCGGAAGGGTGTTGAAGTGGTGTTTGCAAATGAGGTCTGTCCGAGCTCGGTGAACCGCAGGACCGCCTTGATCGAGCTCGCCCGGCAGTGCGACGGAGTAGTGGTCATCGGAGGCAAGGACAGCGCAAATACCAGGGCGTTGTACTCCATGGTTATTGAAATGGGCAGGAAAGCGTGGCATATAGAGGATGAATCAGAAATCGTAGATGAAATGCGCCAGTGTGCTATACTGGGTATAACAGCGGGAGCCTCCACTCCGCACTCTCTCGTAGAGAACATCGTGGATGCACTGCAACAGGAGAAATGA